One Nocardia farcinica genomic region harbors:
- a CDS encoding TetR/AcrR family transcriptional regulator — protein sequence MGLMAELITDQRLVKGARSRAAIARHAADVASVEGLDGLSIGRLATDLGVSKSGIATLFGSKQALQLAAVRAAREVFIERIVEPAVREPRGLPRVRALVTRWLDYITDPVFPGGCFRAATLAEFDSRPGPVRDALVADHAEWMALLEKQLRHAVDRDELPGRDPAALAFELDALVTAANTARQLGDETKLATARAIIDRLLT from the coding sequence ATGGGGCTTATGGCCGAACTGATCACCGACCAACGCCTGGTCAAGGGCGCCCGCTCCCGCGCGGCGATCGCCCGCCACGCCGCCGACGTCGCCTCCGTGGAAGGACTGGACGGGCTGAGTATCGGCAGGCTCGCCACCGATCTGGGCGTCAGCAAGAGCGGCATCGCCACCCTGTTCGGCTCCAAGCAGGCGTTGCAGCTGGCCGCGGTGCGGGCCGCGCGCGAGGTCTTCATCGAGCGGATCGTCGAGCCCGCCGTGCGCGAACCGCGTGGCCTGCCCCGGGTCCGCGCCCTGGTGACCCGCTGGCTCGACTACATCACCGACCCGGTGTTTCCCGGTGGCTGTTTCCGCGCCGCGACCCTGGCCGAGTTCGACAGCAGACCCGGCCCGGTCCGGGACGCCCTGGTCGCCGATCACGCCGAGTGGATGGCGTTGTTGGAGAAGCAACTTCGCCACGCCGTCGACCGCGACGAACTGCCCGGGCGCGACCCGGCCGCTCTGGCCTTCGAACTCGACGCCCTGGTCACCGCCGCCAACACCGCCCGTCAACTGGGCGACGAGACCAAGCTCGCCACGGCCCGCGCGATCATCGACCGGCTGCTCACCTGA
- a CDS encoding MFS transporter: MTTVSERTQRPPNLARRTLLIACGATFIALLDLSVVNIAFPSLARDYPDTPVTTLTWVVSGYGVAFAALLTPAGRFADALGRRRLFRIALAAFALTSLLCGLAPDAATLIAGRVAQGAAAALMMPAALGLILAVTPRERIGAAIGAWSAAGSFAAVVGPPLGGALVEAFGWRAVFVVNVPIALALMLPARGLPETGLRPPGSGLPDPVGTIAVALGLGGLVVGVTEGQRWGWTAPTTLLALGVGAALVAVAIARSARLTVTGRAAGAALAVGLWRSRPYALANAASFVFAGAMYSWLMAGPLFLDAVWGYSVLGSAGAMTAGALTSMITATAAGRITAPAVRRWAGVLGALLFAAAALWMSSDSFGPDPALWTAWIPAGVLGGGGIGLVLTALGTAAAAALPPEQFAAGIGMNLTARQVGGALGVAVMAAVLAAHPGDALTGLHTHFAVCAAIAALTAVLTALPSRQEQP; this comes from the coding sequence ATGACCACGGTGTCCGAGCGGACCCAGCGTCCGCCGAACCTCGCACGCCGCACCTTGCTGATCGCCTGCGGCGCCACCTTCATCGCCCTGCTCGACCTCTCGGTCGTCAACATCGCCTTCCCCTCGCTCGCCCGCGACTACCCCGACACCCCCGTCACGACCCTCACCTGGGTCGTCAGCGGTTACGGCGTGGCCTTCGCCGCCCTGCTCACCCCGGCGGGCCGCTTCGCCGACGCCCTCGGCAGGCGCAGGCTGTTCCGGATCGCGTTGGCCGCCTTCGCACTGACCTCGCTGCTGTGCGGGCTGGCACCCGACGCCGCGACCCTGATCGCGGGACGGGTGGCGCAGGGCGCCGCGGCCGCGCTGATGATGCCCGCCGCCCTCGGCCTGATCCTCGCCGTGACACCGCGCGAGCGGATCGGTGCGGCGATCGGCGCCTGGTCCGCCGCGGGCAGTTTCGCGGCGGTGGTCGGCCCGCCGCTGGGCGGGGCGCTGGTGGAGGCCTTCGGCTGGCGCGCCGTCTTCGTCGTCAACGTGCCGATCGCCCTGGCACTGATGCTGCCCGCCCGCGGGCTCCCCGAGACGGGCCTGCGGCCACCGGGCAGCGGCCTGCCCGACCCGGTCGGCACCATTGCCGTCGCCCTCGGACTCGGCGGACTCGTCGTCGGTGTCACCGAAGGCCAGCGGTGGGGGTGGACCGCCCCCACCACCCTGCTCGCGCTCGGCGTGGGCGCGGCCCTGGTGGCGGTCGCGATCGCCCGCTCGGCCCGCCTGACCGTCACCGGGCGCGCGGCCGGCGCGGCGCTGGCCGTCGGCCTGTGGCGCAGCAGGCCGTACGCGCTGGCGAACGCCGCCTCCTTCGTGTTCGCGGGCGCGATGTACTCCTGGCTGATGGCCGGGCCGCTGTTCCTCGACGCGGTGTGGGGCTACTCGGTGCTCGGATCGGCGGGGGCGATGACGGCCGGTGCGCTGACCTCGATGATCACCGCCACGGCGGCCGGGCGGATCACCGCGCCCGCCGTGCGGCGGTGGGCGGGAGTGCTGGGCGCGCTGCTGTTCGCGGCCGCCGCGCTGTGGATGAGCAGCGACTCCTTCGGCCCCGATCCGGCGCTGTGGACGGCCTGGATCCCCGCCGGCGTGCTCGGCGGCGGCGGGATCGGGCTGGTGCTCACCGCGCTCGGCACGGCCGCGGCCGCGGCGCTGCCACCGGAGCAGTTCGCCGCGGGCATCGGCATGAACCTCACCGCCCGCCAGGTGGGCGGCGCGCTCGGAGTCGCCGTGATGGCCGCAGTGCTCGCCGCCCATCCCGGCGACGCGCTCACCGGCCTGCACACCCACTTCGCCGTCTGCGCGGCCATCGCCGCGCTGACGGCCGTCCTCACCGCCCTCCCCTCCCGACAGGAACAGCCATGA
- a CDS encoding SGNH/GDSL hydrolase family protein, translating to MSETTIGSHTEADDPMLLDPGAARALLRGAPWRRYAVLGDSIAQGIGDPTPGYRAVGWAERVADALRAVVPGLAYLNTGRMGATSAQVREDQLPRVLEFAPDLVHVICGGNDMFATEPDLDGLRDNLDAMFTALRATGAQLCTFTVADVWEVERMADMRPMRERMTAMNAVIRDVAADHDALLVDFWRHPLRLRPDLMSADLIHFGTGGHAVVATEMIRALGTLVPVNPAAG from the coding sequence ATGAGCGAGACCACGATCGGATCCCACACCGAGGCCGACGACCCGATGCTCCTCGATCCCGGCGCCGCCCGCGCGCTCCTGCGTGGTGCGCCGTGGCGCCGGTACGCGGTGCTCGGCGACTCCATCGCGCAGGGCATCGGCGACCCCACGCCCGGCTACCGCGCGGTCGGATGGGCCGAGCGCGTCGCCGACGCCCTGCGGGCGGTGGTCCCCGGCCTGGCCTACCTCAACACCGGCCGGATGGGCGCCACCTCGGCCCAGGTTCGCGAAGACCAACTCCCCCGGGTGCTCGAGTTCGCGCCCGACCTGGTGCACGTGATCTGCGGCGGCAACGACATGTTCGCCACCGAACCGGACCTGGACGGGCTACGCGACAACCTCGACGCGATGTTCACCGCGCTGCGCGCCACCGGCGCGCAGCTGTGTACGTTCACCGTCGCCGACGTGTGGGAGGTCGAGCGCATGGCGGACATGCGGCCGATGCGCGAGCGCATGACCGCCATGAACGCGGTGATCCGCGATGTCGCGGCCGACCACGACGCCCTGCTGGTCGACTTCTGGCGGCATCCGCTGCGTCTGCGTCCCGATCTGATGAGCGCCGACCTCATCCACTTCGGGACCGGTGGGCATGCCGTCGTCGCCACCGAAATGATCCGCGCGCTGGGTACTCTCGTGCCGGTGAACCCGGCCGCAGGCTGA
- a CDS encoding Hsp70 family protein — MNSVSAAVTTTRPRPSIRVRRTALTFDDAGAAVRVGGVPRVDSAVTDFADLARDPEPLLLGGRLYTAPGLVATVLRELIGGTEAVAGAVLTYPAVYSDKQVALLRQALDLSGAREVMLVPEPVAAAEWLAHEHGPLESGFVLVYDLGATSLDVTVVRVGPDWPDHPIVGNPRRCYDFGGRPLGTMLARYSRGAVTGSVSLTSLVDVDGLRAEHVRDSFEVVRAAVRSTGRSLSDIDRVLVVGGAARPPEVAATLAELGRPVVTAADPAHITAAGAAHFAARVFAPELGESHSARGVVFSGAAVASAIAVSAATVLGGTAEPVLAPVLQRFPELPVPLEALPHASYTGAVVDHGVRHGVPLGLTQPVAGLTRNPHGRYAATATDRPAGPTIAESRRGAHNDPRTERYPALYADPAHFTNPLPFGWATLDSEWERPTPPSPAPGTNTPPAQPGSGPAPGQPATGPAQGTPVSDPGVPAPGGAQPSAPAAGGSVPAGTEAAPGTGADGTAETNTGGDQPGSGAASDGGGAEGAPGSDGASSGGASGGTTDGSGGASSGGESSGDASGGGSGAADSGGSDGGSAGAGSGGSGGASSGAGGGSGGGTSAGGSGGSGGESSGGTPGDRNGSGASSSGTSSKGSDSGGAGSGGGSKSGGGKGGGKGGGGKSDGGSRSGGGNGGSGGGSGDR, encoded by the coding sequence GTGAACTCCGTGTCCGCCGCGGTCACCACTACTCGGCCCCGGCCGTCGATCCGGGTCCGGCGCACCGCCCTCACCTTCGATGACGCCGGCGCGGCGGTCCGCGTCGGGGGCGTGCCGCGGGTCGACTCGGCCGTCACCGATTTCGCGGATCTGGCGCGCGATCCCGAACCACTGCTACTCGGGGGTCGCCTCTACACCGCGCCCGGTCTCGTCGCCACCGTGCTCCGTGAACTGATCGGCGGCACCGAGGCCGTCGCGGGTGCGGTCCTCACCTATCCGGCGGTGTACTCGGACAAGCAGGTCGCCCTGTTGCGCCAGGCGCTCGACCTCTCCGGCGCCCGCGAGGTGATGCTGGTCCCCGAGCCGGTCGCCGCCGCGGAGTGGCTGGCGCACGAGCACGGCCCGCTCGAGTCCGGCTTCGTCCTGGTGTACGACCTCGGCGCCACCAGCCTCGATGTCACCGTCGTGCGGGTCGGCCCGGACTGGCCCGATCACCCGATCGTGGGAAATCCCCGGCGCTGCTACGACTTCGGCGGGCGACCGCTCGGGACGATGCTCGCCCGCTACTCGCGCGGCGCGGTCACCGGGTCGGTCTCGCTCACCTCGCTGGTCGATGTCGACGGCCTGCGTGCCGAGCACGTGCGCGACTCGTTCGAGGTCGTCCGGGCCGCGGTGCGCTCCACCGGCCGCAGCCTCTCCGACATCGACCGCGTGCTGGTCGTCGGCGGTGCGGCCCGCCCGCCCGAGGTGGCGGCGACCCTGGCCGAGCTGGGCAGGCCGGTGGTCACGGCCGCCGACCCGGCACACATCACCGCCGCGGGCGCGGCCCATTTCGCCGCGCGCGTCTTCGCGCCCGAGCTCGGCGAGTCGCACTCCGCGCGCGGGGTGGTGTTCTCGGGCGCCGCGGTCGCGTCCGCGATCGCGGTCTCGGCGGCGACCGTGCTCGGCGGCACCGCCGAGCCGGTGCTGGCGCCGGTCCTGCAGCGCTTCCCGGAACTGCCGGTGCCGCTGGAGGCGCTGCCGCACGCGTCCTACACCGGCGCGGTCGTGGATCACGGTGTCCGCCACGGTGTTCCACTAGGGTTGACCCAGCCCGTCGCCGGGCTCACCCGCAATCCGCACGGCCGTTACGCCGCCACCGCCACCGACCGGCCCGCCGGACCGACCATCGCGGAATCCCGCCGCGGTGCGCACAACGATCCCCGGACCGAGCGGTACCCCGCGCTCTACGCCGACCCGGCGCACTTCACCAACCCGCTGCCGTTCGGGTGGGCCACCCTCGACAGCGAATGGGAGCGGCCGACTCCGCCGAGCCCGGCGCCGGGCACGAACACACCACCGGCACAGCCGGGTTCGGGCCCCGCGCCCGGTCAGCCGGCTACCGGCCCCGCCCAGGGGACGCCGGTCAGCGATCCCGGTGTGCCCGCGCCGGGCGGTGCGCAGCCCTCGGCTCCCGCTGCCGGTGGGTCGGTGCCCGCGGGTACCGAGGCAGCGCCGGGCACCGGCGCGGACGGAACGGCGGAGACGAATACCGGTGGGGATCAACCGGGTTCGGGGGCCGCGAGTGACGGCGGCGGAGCCGAAGGTGCGCCGGGAAGCGACGGTGCCAGTTCGGGCGGCGCGTCCGGCGGAACCACCGACGGTTCGGGCGGCGCGTCCTCCGGGGGTGAGAGTTCCGGTGATGCTTCCGGTGGTGGCTCGGGGGCCGCGGACTCCGGCGGTTCCGATGGCGGTTCGGCGGGCGCGGGCTCCGGTGGTTCGGGCGGGGCGTCCTCCGGTGCCGGCGGCGGTTCCGGTGGCGGCACGTCCGCCGGTGGTTCGGGTGGTTCCGGCGGCGAGTCGTCGGGCGGGACGCCGGGTGACCGGAACGGTTCGGGGGCGAGTTCGTCCGGCACGTCGTCGAAGGGTTCGGATTCCGGCGGCGCGGGGTCGGGCGGTGGCTCGAAGTCCGGCGGCGGTAAGGGCGGCGGTAAGGGTGGCGGCGGCAAGTCCGACGGTGGCTCCCGCTCCGGTGGCGGGAACGGCGGTTCCGGCGGTGGCTCGGGCGACCGCTGA
- a CDS encoding FAD-dependent oxidoreductase: MPYVVTQSCCSDASCVYACPVNCIHPTPDEPDFLTAEMLYVDPQACVDCGACATACPVDAITSSKKLTAEQLPFIEINADFYRQERPRPLLARPVPAPRIETERSPLRVAIVGSGPSAMYAADELLTQPNVAVTVFDRLPVPYGLARHGVAPDHAKTRQVSRLFDVISAQPGFGSYLNVAVGEHISHEELLRYFHAVIYAVGASSDRKLGIPGEGLPGNVSATDFVAWYNGHPDHADDRFDLTQRRAVIVGNGNVALDVARILTSDPATLAGTDVAPYALAALRESKIEEVVVLGRRGPAESAFTVPEFVGLLGADVDIVVEGELPEITADLLYKIEQKLRLLHQVARRPVGERKRIVFRYLASPAQVLGTDRVTGLEVTRNELVTDADGRTTAVPTDVTERIDAGLVLTSVGYRGVPLPGLPFDERGGVIPNRAGRVLDRAEGEPLTGAYVTGWIKRGPTGFIGTNKSCAQETVQQLADDFNAGRLPDPVHGAEEFDRLVRARRPEAIAGGAVAPRHERGLRKLLARV, translated from the coding sequence ATGCCCTACGTCGTCACCCAATCCTGTTGCAGTGACGCCTCGTGCGTGTACGCCTGCCCGGTCAACTGCATCCATCCCACGCCCGACGAGCCGGACTTCCTGACGGCGGAGATGCTCTACGTCGACCCGCAGGCGTGCGTGGACTGCGGTGCGTGCGCCACCGCCTGCCCCGTCGACGCGATCACCTCTTCGAAGAAGCTGACCGCCGAGCAGCTGCCCTTCATCGAGATCAACGCCGACTTCTACCGGCAGGAGCGGCCCCGGCCGCTGTTGGCGCGTCCGGTGCCCGCGCCGCGGATCGAGACCGAACGGTCCCCGCTGCGGGTGGCGATCGTGGGTTCGGGTCCGTCGGCGATGTACGCCGCCGACGAGTTGCTCACCCAGCCGAACGTCGCGGTGACCGTGTTCGACCGGCTCCCGGTGCCCTACGGCCTGGCCCGGCACGGCGTTGCGCCGGATCACGCGAAGACCCGGCAGGTCAGCAGGCTCTTCGACGTCATCTCCGCGCAGCCGGGCTTCGGCTCGTACCTGAACGTGGCGGTGGGCGAGCACATCTCGCACGAGGAACTGCTGCGGTACTTCCACGCGGTGATCTACGCGGTGGGCGCGTCCTCGGACCGCAAGCTCGGCATCCCCGGTGAGGGACTGCCCGGCAACGTCTCGGCCACCGACTTCGTCGCCTGGTACAACGGCCACCCCGACCACGCCGACGATCGGTTCGATCTGACCCAGCGGCGCGCGGTCATCGTCGGCAACGGCAACGTCGCCCTCGACGTCGCCCGCATCCTGACCAGCGACCCGGCCACTCTCGCGGGCACCGACGTCGCGCCGTACGCCCTGGCTGCGCTGCGCGAGAGCAAGATCGAGGAAGTGGTGGTGCTCGGCAGGCGCGGCCCGGCCGAATCCGCCTTCACCGTGCCGGAGTTCGTCGGCCTGCTCGGTGCCGACGTGGACATCGTGGTCGAGGGCGAGCTGCCCGAGATCACCGCGGACCTGCTGTACAAGATCGAGCAGAAGCTGCGCCTGCTGCACCAGGTCGCGCGGCGGCCGGTGGGCGAGCGCAAGCGGATCGTGTTCCGCTACCTGGCCTCGCCCGCGCAGGTGCTCGGCACCGACCGGGTCACCGGCCTGGAGGTGACGCGCAACGAGCTGGTCACCGACGCGGACGGCCGCACCACCGCGGTGCCCACCGACGTCACCGAGCGCATCGACGCCGGTCTGGTGCTCACCTCGGTCGGCTACCGGGGCGTGCCGCTGCCGGGGCTGCCGTTCGACGAGCGCGGCGGCGTCATTCCCAACCGCGCCGGGCGGGTGCTCGACCGTGCCGAGGGCGAACCGCTGACCGGCGCCTACGTGACCGGCTGGATCAAGCGCGGCCCCACCGGGTTCATCGGCACGAACAAGTCGTGCGCGCAGGAGACGGTGCAGCAACTGGCCGACGATTTCAACGCCGGACGGCTGCCGGACCCGGTGCACGGTGCCGAGGAGTTCGACCGGCTCGTGCGGGCGCGCAGGCCCGAGGCGATCGCCGGCGGCGCGGTCGCGCCGCGACACGAGCGCGGGCTGCGGAAGCTGCTGGCGCGGGTGTGA
- a CDS encoding AurF N-oxygenase family protein — protein sequence MSTAATPDIDPDLAKAQEYAAKLLLLSEGSVNRHFDPFEDIDWDNPDYAATAGEERWILPQSADPLGRHPWYLALPKDKQIEIGKYRQANVAKVGLQFESILISGMVIHNFGLPNGSPEFRYCSHEMIEEHNHTLMFQEMVNRIGIDVPGMGPLVSKFKYLAAPVAALAPNLFFMAVLAGEEPIDHIQKQILRSGEEVHPIMLGVMAIHVAEEARHISFAHEFLKTHVPEVNAANKFVLSLAMPLVMWILGRSIATPPKSFFKEFGIPEKVRKELFYGSKEAKQVFSDYFVDVRALAKELGLMNPIAKRVWKLLKIDGPSSRYRSEPLRLVTAG from the coding sequence ATGTCGACAGCCGCGACGCCCGATATCGACCCCGATCTCGCGAAGGCGCAGGAGTACGCCGCCAAGCTGCTGCTGCTGTCCGAGGGCTCGGTGAACCGGCACTTCGACCCCTTCGAGGACATCGACTGGGACAACCCCGACTACGCCGCCACCGCCGGTGAGGAGCGCTGGATCCTTCCGCAGTCGGCCGATCCGCTCGGCCGGCACCCGTGGTACCTCGCGCTGCCCAAGGACAAGCAGATCGAGATCGGCAAGTACCGCCAGGCCAACGTCGCCAAGGTCGGCCTACAGTTCGAGTCGATCCTCATCAGCGGCATGGTGATCCACAACTTCGGCCTGCCCAACGGCTCCCCGGAGTTCCGCTACTGCTCCCACGAGATGATCGAGGAGCACAACCACACCCTGATGTTCCAGGAGATGGTCAACCGCATCGGCATCGATGTGCCGGGCATGGGCCCCCTGGTCAGCAAGTTCAAGTACCTGGCTGCGCCGGTGGCCGCGCTCGCCCCCAACCTGTTCTTCATGGCCGTGCTCGCGGGTGAGGAGCCCATCGACCACATCCAGAAGCAGATCCTGCGCTCCGGCGAAGAGGTCCACCCGATCATGCTCGGCGTGATGGCCATCCACGTCGCCGAGGAGGCCCGCCACATCTCCTTCGCGCACGAGTTCCTCAAGACCCACGTGCCCGAGGTCAACGCGGCCAACAAGTTCGTGCTGTCGCTGGCCATGCCGCTGGTGATGTGGATCCTCGGCCGCTCCATCGCCACCCCGCCCAAGTCGTTCTTCAAGGAGTTCGGCATCCCGGAGAAGGTGCGCAAGGAGCTGTTCTACGGCTCGAAGGAGGCCAAGCAGGTCTTCAGCGACTACTTCGTGGACGTGCGCGCGCTGGCCAAGGAACTGGGCCTGATGAACCCGATCGCCAAGCGGGTGTGGAAGCTGCTGAAGATCGACGGCCCGTCCAGCCGCTACCGGTCCGAGCCGCTGCGCCTGGTCACGGCCGGCTGA
- a CDS encoding sulfate/molybdate ABC transporter ATP-binding protein, with the protein MITVTNARKNYGNFAALDDVTIEIPSGELTALLGPSGSGKSTLLRSIAGLEALDDGVVVIAGKDVTRVAPQKRDIGFVFQHYAAFKHMTVRDNVAFGLKIRKRPKAEITKRVDELLGIVGLDGFQHRYPAQLSGGQRQRMALARALAVDPQVLLLDEPFGALDAKVRADLRTWLRRLHEEVHVTTVLVTHDQEEALDVADRIAVMNKGRIEQVGTPEDVYDRPANEFVMSFLGDVARLNGHLVRPHDIRVGRDPSMALAAHEGTAESAGVTRATVERVVHLGFEVRVELRNAATGDLFSAQVTRGDAEALRLTDGETVYARATRIPELPTQ; encoded by the coding sequence ATGATCACCGTCACCAACGCCCGCAAGAACTACGGCAACTTCGCCGCGCTCGACGACGTCACCATCGAGATCCCCTCGGGTGAGCTGACCGCGCTGCTCGGCCCGTCCGGCTCCGGCAAGTCGACGCTGTTGCGCTCCATCGCCGGTCTGGAAGCCCTCGACGACGGCGTCGTGGTGATCGCGGGCAAGGACGTCACCCGGGTGGCGCCGCAGAAGCGCGACATCGGGTTCGTCTTCCAGCACTACGCGGCGTTCAAGCACATGACCGTGCGCGACAACGTCGCCTTCGGCCTGAAGATCCGCAAGCGGCCCAAGGCCGAGATCACCAAACGGGTCGACGAACTGCTGGGCATCGTCGGCTTGGACGGCTTCCAGCACCGCTATCCCGCGCAGCTGTCCGGCGGCCAGCGCCAGCGCATGGCGCTGGCCCGCGCGTTGGCGGTGGACCCGCAGGTGCTGCTGCTGGACGAGCCGTTCGGCGCCCTCGACGCCAAGGTGCGCGCCGATCTGCGCACCTGGCTGCGCAGGCTGCACGAGGAGGTGCACGTCACCACCGTGCTGGTCACCCACGACCAGGAGGAGGCGCTCGACGTCGCCGACCGGATCGCGGTGATGAACAAGGGCCGCATCGAGCAGGTCGGCACCCCCGAGGACGTCTACGACCGGCCCGCGAACGAGTTCGTGATGTCCTTCCTCGGTGACGTCGCCCGGCTCAACGGCCACCTGGTGCGGCCGCACGACATCCGGGTGGGCCGCGATCCCAGCATGGCGCTGGCCGCGCACGAGGGCACCGCGGAGTCGGCGGGTGTCACCCGGGCCACGGTGGAGCGGGTGGTGCACCTCGGGTTCGAGGTCAGGGTGGAGCTGCGCAACGCCGCGACCGGCGACCTGTTCTCCGCGCAGGTGACCCGCGGCGACGCCGAGGCGCTGCGCCTGACCGACGGGGAGACGGTGTACGCGCGGGCCACCCGGATTCCGGAGCTGCCGACGCAGTAA
- the cysW gene encoding sulfate ABC transporter permease subunit CysW yields the protein MRLSPLTRLSLRTVALGYLFVLLVLPLIVILWRTFENGIGAFVDSITTPAAISAFQLSLLIVAIVVPVNVVFGVITALALVRGRFPGRTLVQGIVDLPFAVSPVVVGVALILLWGAGGWLGGVENLGFKVIFSLPGMVIATIFVTLPFVVREVEPVLHEIGDDQEQAAATLGASRWQTFWRITLPAIRWGLTYGIVLTVARSLGEFGAVIMVSSALPGKSQTLTLLVHGRYINDHNTFGAYCAATLLMGIALVTLLLMTVLERKRDAT from the coding sequence ATGAGACTGTCACCGTTGACCCGCCTGTCGCTGCGGACGGTGGCCCTGGGCTACCTGTTCGTGCTGCTGGTGCTGCCGCTGATCGTCATCCTGTGGCGCACGTTCGAAAACGGCATCGGCGCCTTCGTCGACTCCATCACCACTCCGGCCGCCATCTCGGCCTTCCAGCTGTCGCTGCTCATCGTCGCGATCGTGGTGCCGGTGAACGTGGTGTTCGGTGTGATCACCGCCCTGGCGCTGGTGCGCGGCCGGTTCCCGGGCCGCACCCTGGTGCAGGGCATCGTCGACCTGCCGTTCGCGGTGTCGCCGGTGGTCGTCGGTGTGGCGCTGATTCTGCTGTGGGGTGCGGGCGGCTGGCTGGGCGGCGTCGAGAACCTGGGTTTCAAGGTCATCTTCAGCCTGCCCGGCATGGTCATCGCGACCATCTTCGTCACGCTGCCGTTCGTGGTGCGCGAGGTCGAGCCGGTGCTGCACGAGATCGGCGACGACCAGGAGCAGGCCGCCGCGACCCTCGGCGCCTCGCGCTGGCAGACCTTCTGGCGGATCACCCTGCCCGCCATCCGCTGGGGGCTGACCTACGGCATCGTGCTCACCGTCGCGCGCTCGCTCGGCGAGTTCGGCGCGGTGATCATGGTGTCCTCGGCGCTGCCCGGCAAGTCCCAGACGCTCACGCTGCTGGTGCACGGCCGCTACATCAACGACCACAACACCTTCGGCGCGTACTGCGCCGCCACCCTGCTGATGGGCATAGCCCTGGTGACCCTGCTGCTGATGACCGTTCTCGAGCGCAAGCGGGACGCCACATGA
- the cysT gene encoding sulfate ABC transporter permease subunit CysT gives MAWLRVTGSVGPLGIATAVLWLSIIVLLPLAALTVTSFEDGWGGFWDAVTAPAALDSLRITVLVSVVVALINVVMGTLIAWVLVRDEFPGKGVVNALIDLPFALPTIVASIVLLSLYGPQSPIDIHLNATQPGLVVALAFVTLPFVVRSVQPVLIEADREVEQAALSLGADNWTTFRRIVLPALTPAVISGGGLAFARAIGEYGSVVLIGGAIPRKTEMASQYIQKQIEIDRPINAAAVSVALLAIAFVTLLVLRLLADRAARKEQASR, from the coding sequence CTGGCGTGGCTGCGGGTCACCGGGTCGGTGGGCCCGCTCGGCATCGCCACCGCGGTGCTGTGGCTGAGCATCATCGTGCTGCTGCCACTGGCCGCGCTCACCGTCACCTCCTTCGAGGACGGCTGGGGCGGCTTCTGGGACGCGGTCACCGCCCCCGCGGCGCTGGACTCGTTGCGCATCACCGTGCTCGTCTCGGTGGTGGTCGCGCTGATCAACGTGGTGATGGGCACGTTGATCGCCTGGGTGCTGGTCCGCGACGAGTTCCCCGGCAAGGGCGTGGTCAACGCCCTCATCGATCTGCCCTTCGCGCTGCCGACCATCGTGGCCAGCATCGTGTTGCTCTCGCTCTACGGCCCGCAGAGCCCCATCGACATCCACCTCAACGCCACCCAGCCGGGCCTGGTGGTGGCGCTGGCGTTCGTCACGCTGCCGTTCGTGGTGCGCTCGGTGCAGCCGGTGCTCATCGAGGCCGACCGCGAGGTGGAACAGGCCGCGCTCTCGCTGGGCGCGGACAACTGGACCACCTTCCGCCGGATCGTGCTGCCCGCGCTCACCCCGGCCGTCATCAGCGGCGGCGGCCTGGCCTTCGCCCGCGCCATCGGCGAGTACGGATCGGTGGTGCTGATCGGCGGCGCGATCCCCCGCAAGACCGAGATGGCCTCGCAGTACATCCAGAAGCAGATCGAGATCGATCGGCCGATCAACGCCGCCGCGGTCTCGGTCGCGCTGCTGGCGATCGCGTTCGTGACGCTGCTGGTGCTGCGGCTGCTCGCCGACCGCGCCGCGCGCAAGGAGCAGGCGAGCCGATGA